In one window of Nicotiana tabacum cultivar K326 chromosome 12, ASM71507v2, whole genome shotgun sequence DNA:
- the LOC142167247 gene encoding uncharacterized protein LOC142167247 has product MLVYGNEAVIPADVEIPSLRVIQEAKLDDAEWIRVRQKQLMLIDEKRMDMVCHCQLYQNRLANAFNKRVKPLHFIPGQLVLKKIFPHHEEAKGKFALNLQGPYVVYRVMLGGALILVEMDGRVSMKPINSGAIKRYYISRQ; this is encoded by the coding sequence ATGCTGGTATATGGCAATGAAGCTGTGATACCCGCAGATGTCGAGATACCATCTTTAAGGGTCATTCAAGAAGCCAAGTTAGACGACGCAGAATGGATACGGGTCAGGCAAAAGCAACTAATGCTCATTGACGAGAAGAGAATGGACATGGTATGCCATTGTCAACTGTATCAAAATAGGCTAGCCAATGCATTCAACAAAAGGGTGAAGCCTCTTCATTTTATACCGGGGCAgttggttttaaaaaaaatattccctCATCatgaagaagccaaaggaaagtttgcACTGAATTTGCAGGGCCCATACGTGGTCTATCGAGTGATGTTGGGAGGAGCTTTGATCTTGGTAGAAATGGACGGAAGAGTCAGCATGAAGCCTATCAACTCAGGCGCAATTAAGAGATACTATATTTCAAGACAGTAG